One window of Camelina sativa cultivar DH55 chromosome 4, Cs, whole genome shotgun sequence genomic DNA carries:
- the LOC104780760 gene encoding senescence-specific cysteine protease SAG12-like encodes MKTNKTYKLDVNKFSHLTDEEFQARYMGLVVPEGTSSLDSHKTVSFRHENVSETGESMDWRQEAAVTPVKNQNPCGCCWAFSAVAALEGITKIAKGELVSLSEQQLVDCNTENNGCNGGIMSSAFSYIINNQGITTQRIAILTCD; translated from the exons ATGAAAACGAACAAGACCTACAAGTTGGATGTCAACAAGTTCTCCCACCTCACCGACGAGGAATTCCAGGCGAGGTACATGGGGCTGGTGGTGCCAGAAGGTACTTCATCACTGGACTCCCACAAAACCGTGTCATTTAGACATGAAAATGTCAGTGAAACCGGTGAGAGCATGGATTGGAGACAGGAAGCGGCCGTTACACCAGTTAAGAACCAAAACCCATGTg GATGTTGTTGGGCTTTCTCGGCAGTGGCAGCACTGGAAGGCATTACGAAGATTGCGAAAGGAGAGCTCGTATCCTTGTCAGAGCAACAACTGGTTGATTGCAACACAGAGAACAACGGATGTAACGGAGGGATCATGTCGAGTGCTTTCAGCTACATTATAAACAACCAAGGAATCACCACACAGAGGATAGCTATCCTTACCTGTGACTAA
- the LOC104780759 gene encoding GTPase-activating protein gyp7 yields the protein MKSLRRIQTTSSSSNPSSPLSSPPASSSSSSSSWIHLRSALFVVASSSPASCSSSSSSDRARLKSPWSRRKRKRPLRPQQWKRFFTPDGRLRNGGVDLLKKVRSRGIEPSIRLEVWPFLLGVYGFNSSKEERVTIRNRRRKEYERLRRQCKRLQKHNNGNLKLNRGSDAIQDEYDWPQVQDTDSSCSDEVVSARESLSSDEDITEDIGYMSEVSCTVERDGSSSRRITNATISTLNSESSDSDSSDESEVVQGFHSSDTQDVSSNYPANSTIPRTEEDFMTWQRIIRLDAVRANSEWTPYSPSQAVISEDRACRAAEAVGLKDYNHLEPYKIFQAARLVAVLEAYALYDPDIGYCQGMSDLLSPILSVIPDDHEVFWCFVGFMKKARHNFRLDEVGIRRQLNIVSKIIKSKDSQLYRHLEKLQAEDCFFVYRMVVVMFRRELTLDQTLCLWEVMWADQAAIRAGMGKSAWSRIRQRAPPTDDLVLYAIAASVLQRRKLIIEKYNSMDEILRECHSMAGQLDVWKLLDDAHDLVVTLHTKIEHSFS from the exons atgaAATCTCTGAGAAGGATTCAAACGACGTCGTCGTCTTCTAATCCTTCATCGCCATTATCATCTcctcctgcttcttcttcttcttcgtcgtcttcgtgGATCCATTTACGTTCTGCTCTCTTCGTTGTCgcttcttcatctcctgcttcttgctcttcttcttcttcttctgatcg GGCACGTCTTAAATCACCATGGTCccggaggaagaggaagaggccACTCAGACCTCAGCAGTGGAAGCGATTCTTTACTCCTGACGGTAGACTTCGGAATGGAGGAGTGGATTTATTGAAGAAAGTTCGAAGTAGA GGTATTGAGCCGAGCATTCGGCTGGAAGTGTGGCCATTCCTTCTTGGAGT GTACGGTTTTAATAGTTCGAAAGAAGAGAGGGTTACTATAAGAAACCGGAGAAG AAAGGAGTATGAGAGACTACGCAGGCAGTGCAAACGGCTTCAAAAACACAATAACGGGAATCTTAAGTTAAACAGGGGAAGTGACGCTATCCAAGATGAGTACGATTGGCCTCAAGTGCAAGACACTGACAGTTCATGTTCTGATGAAGTTGTCAGTGCCCGCGAGTCTCTCTCAAGTGATGAAGACATCACTGAAGATATCGGGTACATGAGTGAAGTTTCGTGTACAGTTGAGAGAGACGGCAGTAGTTCGAGACGAATCACCAATGCTACTATCTCTACACTCAATTCCGAGTCATCAGATTCAGATTCTTCAGATGAGAGTGAAGTGGTACAGGGCTTTCACTCTTCCGATACTCAAGATGTGAGTAGTAACTATCCAGCCAACTCAACTATCCCCAGGACAGAAGAGGATTTTATGACGTGGCAGCGTATCATTCGTTTAGATGCCGTGCGTGCTAACTCAGAGTGGACCCCTTATTCTCCATCACAGGCAGTTATATCAGAGGACAGGGCATGTCGTGCCGCTGAAGCAGTCGGGTTAAAAGATTACAATCACTTGGAACCGTACAAAATATTTCAAGCTGCACGGCTAGTTGCTGTTCTTGAAGCTTACGCTTTGTATGACCCTGACATTGGGTATTGCCAAGGAATGAGCGATCTTCTCTCTCCTATACTCTCTGTAATCCCTGATGACCATGAAGTCTTTTGGTGCTTCGTCGGGTTCATGAAGAAAGCTCGTCACAATTTCAGACTGGACGAGGTTGGAATCAGAAGACAGCTCAACATAGTCTCAAAGATAATCAAATCCAAAGACTCTCAGCTTTACAGGCACCTAGAGAAACTCCAAGCTGAAGACTGTTTCTTTGTGTACAGAATGGTTGTAGTGATGTTCAGACGAGAGCTAACACTCGATCAGACACTTTGTCTATGGGAAGTGATGTGGGCAGATCAAGCAGCAATCAGAGCCGGGATGGGGAAATCTGCCTGGAGCAGGATAAGGCAGCGTGCACCTCCAACGGATGATTTGGTGCTCTATGCTATAGCGGCCTCGGTGTTGCAAAGAAGGAAACTTATAATAGAGAAATACAACAGCATGGATGAGATTCTAAGGGAGTGTCATAGTATGGCAGGACAATTAGATGTGTGGAAGCTCCTGGATGATGCACATGACCTCGTCGTTACTCTACACACCAAGATTGAACATTCATTCTCATAA
- the LOC104780761 gene encoding uncharacterized protein LOC104780761 has protein sequence MAYVHLLISLLIFITFKPSISVVPDPPTQNLINRICKQTIDFKFCNQAITSQLIRRQTSIKTIAKLTAAKAWINAIQTLDNIEGTLLPKAKDRRDKTEFDACRKAYKLVDAHLDNALKYLYLRDYRFMRAYQALALVNISMCRTSFFHPTPMVYANWNMKMLTDIAIYAGKILAPPPPLRKKNKTP, from the coding sequence ATGGCTTATGTTCACCTACTCATCTCTCTTCTCATCTTCATTACCTTCAAACCTTCAATCTCTGTCGTCCCTGATCCACCAACACAAAACCTAATCAACAGAATATGCAAACAAACAATCGATTTCAAATTCTGCAACCAAGCAATTACGTCTCAGCTAATCAGAAGACAAACCTCGATCAAAACAATCGCGAAGCTAACCGCGGCTAAAGCTTGGATCAACGCGATACAAACGCTAGATAACATCGAAGGTACGCTTCTTCCGAAAGCGAAAGATCGTAGAGACAAAACAGAGTTTGATGCTTGTAGGAAAGCTTATAAGTTGGTGGATGCTCATTTAGACAACGCGTTGAAGTATTTGTATTTACGAGACTATAGGTTCATGAGAGCGTATCAAGCTCTTGCGCTTGTGAACATTTCCATGTGTAGGACGAGTTTTTTTCATCCGACGCCTATGGTTTATGCGAATTGGAACATGAAGATGTTGACGGATATAGCGATTTATGCTGGCAAGAttcttgctcctcctcctcctcttaggaagaagaacaagacgcCATGA
- the LOC104783949 gene encoding fruit bromelain-like, which produces MASIIFFTLAIILSSRTSGATSRGGGLFEASAIEKHEQWMSRFHRVYSHNAEKASRFEIFKKNLKFVQSFNRNTNKAYKLDVNKFSDLTDEEFEARYMGLVVPEATSSLDSYKTVSFRHENVRNDVVTEEKKKIQKGGEDEAKNIVE; this is translated from the exons ATGGCTTCGATCATTTTCTTTACTCTGGCCATTATTTTGAGCTCAAGAACTTCGGGAGCCACATCTCGTGGGGGTGGGCTCTTTGAAGCTTCTGCCATTGAGAAGCATGAGCAATGGATGTCTCGATTCCATCGCGTTTACTCACACAACGCTGAGAAAGCGAGTAGGTTTGAGATCTTTAAGAAGAACTTAAAGTTCGTCCAGAGCTTCAACAGGAATACGAACAAGGCCTACAAGTTGGATGTCAACAAGTTCTCTGACCTCACAGACGAGGAATTTGAAGCGAGGTACATGGGGTTGGTGGTGCCCGAAGCTACTTCATCACTGGATTCTTACAAAACGGTGTCATTTAGACATGAAAAT GTGAGAAATGATGTCGTgacggaggagaagaagaagatacaaaaagGTGGGGAAGATGAAGCTAAGAACATAGTTGAATGA